The genomic stretch GCTTGTCCGTTTTGACTTTAAAAATCTCAGTCAAGCTGGTGTAAtctttcttcagagttttgcaTATCTGCATAACTCTGAGAGGTTTATTTTTAGGTCGGAAAAACACGACCCAACGAAGACCGGGTTGGTTCACCTGGTACTGTTTGACCCGTATTGGCACATCATTAGTGGATGGGACAATCGGGGCAGTTTTACGGGGCCTTTTACGCTTCTTTACTACATCAAAGAAAGCGTTGTTGTCATTTATGGGAATCTCGGCAAAGTCCATCCCGGACTCTTCACCCTCTGAGGAGGATGAAAGGTCAGGTGGGGTAGCCAGACCCCCAACCGCCATTCAACGGCTGCGCAATGTATCAAGTATAAGAATATGTAATATACTAATGTatacaaggtaaaaaaaaatgaatatatgTATTATAAAAAGAATGCAAGATAGATCAGTTATGTATATACACAAGTGGGaaagagaataaataaaaagtgtcaCTTATCTTTGTATGTAGTTGTAATCAGCTCTAGCGGGAGTTACATCGACTGCAAAACGGCGCCGCCGATTTTCTCCTCTGTCAACGCACGCGCCAAAAACTAGCACGACACCTTCCAGCACAGTTGCGATGTTGCACCGTCTGAGAAACGGCGTCACCGCCTCCTTTCCCTCGCCGGAGCTCCGATCAAATCGCCCTGTTCTGCTGGGAGAAGAAGCAAACCGAAAAACAAGCGCTGCACCTTCCAGCACACGCGCCAAAAGCAAGCACTTCACCACTACCACACACTGTTCTTCACCAGCGAGCGCTAGAAAGAACGGTAAATTAATTTAAGCGAACTGCGGAGCGCACAAGAAAATGAACTTTCCTCTTCGGCTGCCGAATAAGCAATGTCCATAAGAGATTGTACAATGATTTCTGGTATGACGTCATCACTGTTCACTTGGatgttttttacatttttcaactcGCCAACACCATCTAACTGATACTTCTTTCACACCCTATATCAACCATACtggccctagggttgtatgaaatggtgacgtggaactaaacactgtaattaggggattttttgttacaaaatatacagagcctgcagacagaatcaatgtgtttgctcagcgactgtacgtattattattttcaacctCCCCTGGAAGTCAATTTTTGaagtatattcaacaacactcgaaaaatatcgtttatatttggcgatattatgcctttagtatttttgttttgtgcaaacaacatgtatttgaaaagGCACAAGCGAtattgttgaagaagcaccaagaatttctcgtaatgcgtcaaagtcagaattaactctatatcctcaaaaaccaaatccaataatacttacgttatcagaATAAATTGTTTTTGTCTTATTtgactctgattaaatcaaatcttaaatatggatattactttcaaaataatatggaagcccttacaaaagtTCATtatttggcaaacataagaagatatgttaaacaaagtTATTAACaaattccagcaaaaaatcgtagcaatcaacaattccatttttgttttttgcttgacaattattttttagttgcctacaactacattcgctgtattacgtagacagctaatatacgtttattatggtaaagcttagaataaaaatatatcatctaactaTTTCGAAATGTAAAACGAGATTCTGAATGGATCTTAGTAAATacaccaaaaattcacaatcaTTCGCAgctaaactttcaatcaccatcagcagcagcattgcagtttttcctcgattgcacacgaatagaaatgtacgaacaaaggtgtaccactgcaatacgaatagtaccgctgcagtacgaatagaagtgtaccgctgaaatgtacgaatagaagaagaccgctgcaatcataaacGATGACAGACCTGCGGCTCTTTACTcaactggtactgttgcttttaccggaatattttctttcaagacatcagtttttattaggttttgaaagcaggtttagaaattgttcaagaatggggattatTTCAAAcctttcggaaaacttttaccttcgagacatcatattagtctaagctcatggaagcaaaaataaattgacctattgggacggggagactctgtcaatttttatttcgatattgatacagagaatatcacatggaacgaatggtgtccattcatgtcgtctgtgctaggaatgctctcatgtaattggttcattgttcgtgtaaatttgtcattgaaactttttatcaattttaccgtttaacaatgaaattagagtgataactatcatattacaaaattgttacacattttttctatccaacaacatattggttaatGTTATCGATCATGTGGTAATGccgttattaacgtttgaaatctgacgcaacatttgccagtttcatttccacttttacagaatgcatcccaatatagtaaacaaagacgtagtcccacgtcaaaagtgtaaaaaaagaccttactgtaccgttaatcacaaagaaatctgtgaacaaacatcatCCGAAACAAAtcaacctatattgcagccattcaggcgcCATTTCGGGCGCTGGAAAAAATCGCCTGCAAAACAGAAGGAAACTGCttaaccctatccccgcggagagaaatcagtttttacatcgaaaaatgacattcaaactcttattactcaacAACCAcatgcataattggcacaaactatattgcatgtCGAAGATCAACCTGTTCTCTAACTGCTTAAATATTTTTATCGTTAGAAATTTCAAGTAAagttgttaaactgttatcaaagtttatatgtcaggtgatgccatatgcatttttcgagtaagCGTACAAGATTATCAGAAGAAGCGTGCGCCTAAACCCACCGAAACAACATTATAACTgagtaattttataaaaaagtcCCAATTCTAATAGGCGGActccataaattacgttacgctcaaaggggggagggggtatctttgagcgttacgatttgttacataggagagggggaggtaagatcagcgttacgtaacaaaaatctCTGAACAGACTCACCAAAAACTACCATTTTTATTaggcaaattcttctacagcgttacgtaatttttaagGGGGGTAGGCGtttgcgttacgtttcgttacatatgcgGGGGttcaaaaattacattttttgcgttacgtaattcatgGATGTCGCCATATATtattttaattgtcatttttacgATAAAGTACTAAGGATTTGAAGGTAACTAtacatttcaaatgaaatttgttgCGTATAAATACATTCAGAAATCTCCGAAATGAATAAATTGAAAGCGGTTGTCTTATTCATTACCTTATATGACAAACGTCGATATACTGTCAttggaacattttttaaatttttatgtcGGTATGTTTAGTATattgttcttttttcttttgaaaattttgggtttttgtttctcatttatTCATGatcaaatggaaaaaaaatcttttggaaAGTGAACTTTTTAAGATAATTGAATCCTAAAGCTACAccagtttttatttatcaattgaaAAAGATGCGTTGTCTGAACAAAATGTGACTTAAAAACaattatcgttgtccttcgatttttaattgGTTTGTTTAGCTACTCGCGGATTTCTGATATTTATAATCCGGGTAaaaaagtgtaattttctgggcaaaacgtgattttttaaaattttatatcattgtcttccgatttttaaatgaaaaataaaaatcgctccaaatcgctacaactgtcaggtatatgggcgaaccacatacataagacatacgtaacactcaggaagaaatcttccaaaaaagtttgtACAAAATGAAccactcgaaagtaccaacctctgtttgagtagtttatggaggttgtgtacctgcgcagccctgcatttgtctcgttcccactcgaaaaatgcagcattgattttgtaaacaactttttgacagcttcgtaagggattttgttgagggctcgagtagagccgctatgaagaaaattcattccgttcattttcgtcgagcagttcatactgaTGTTGGTACCgagtgatgtggggcaaagagtatcaaaaaaaatcgccagtgttacgtatgtctaagtatgtgggcgaactgtcattgtagccatttcgagcagttttaattcgtgatttgaaAATCAAACTAATTTTAATGACGAAAATTGAGTTAATAATAAAGGTTAAAGGTCAAATACCTAGCAAATTTTATTcagtgtttcgttttcatttcatttttaatgtTGTGTTATGACTGTTCCACGGTTTCACAAAGTAAAAAACTACACCATTTCATTTTCAAACGATTTTAATTTCGTAACTGTTATAAGACTAATGTAAGAATCAATTGACCCGCCATCGAATTAATTCTGACATCACTCAGATCGTTTTGATGTCATAACGCCATATGTGTTGCGGGTGTCCTGTAACACTCTAGATATTATGAACAATGCATTCTACAACACTCGACGTACTGACGTACTGGAAAAGCCTTAACCTGAATTTAACGAACTTTTGATATACATACATGATGATTCAAAAGGGATACTCTCATCTTTTTCGATGTGAAAACATCATAATACAATGCCACCATAGCAGCTTGATCACATGGCACAGCTGGCCCAGAATATACTTCATGAACGGCTGACAAAGGTGCAACCGAAAGTAGGTATTCCCGAATATAAGTGCCCCTTACTGTCTATCGCACGCATTGTTGATGTGATCTCTTTGGAGTTCAAGTGCAGCAGCCGTCGGACACAAACAAAGAGGAACGCTGTTGAGCATCATTCATGAAAGGCTCTGAAATAGCATGGCAAAActgttactttttatttttattccttTGCTCATTGAGAGCTATTCATTGATTTTCCACAGAATCTCGCTGTTCCTTTCGTGCCTTTGTGAAGTGCCACGCACTGCCGGTATTGATTGTACCTAGAATAGCCGGTAGAAAGTGAAACAAAAGGAATACAACGATGCAGATAAGCTGTTCGGTATGTTCTGTTTCCCAAAAACCATAGATAATCACGAAACAAGCGTCGAAATAAGATATCAAGATAAATAACTTTATTTATAGGATAGGTTTACTGTATAACGGTAAACTGAATTCACAATAATTGCCACAACATATCATTTTAACAGATCCTCGCTTGCCCGGGGCTGATTGCGTTTCCAATAAAATCGATCAGATCTTGCAGAGTATAATCATCCAGTAGGTCGTTCACTTGTGGCTTTATCATATCCTCCAAAAATGAAGCCACCTGTTCTTTGTTGTCTGTCAGGAAATTTGGCACGACAGCTTccacaattttattaaaaataaacgtATTCAACGGGAGGATAAAGACTCCTTCGAATTTTGAGTTAACGGATTCCACAGTTGGGTTCAGTTTAAAGTCCGTTACAGATATTTTTTCACCATCAATTGCTACTTTGATCGATCCATCAAGAGTAAGACCTAAAATCATAACACACGTGTTAGTAACCGTTGACCGTATCCATACGGATCTGACCAACCGTTGAAATTAAACGCAAATTTGCCTCCGCGGTTGAATGGAATGAATCCGATAGCTGATCCCTTGGCTTTATAGGTTCCAGTGGTTTGGATTGCTTCAAAGTAGAAGCTAAAATCAAGCTGTATTTGTAGTAgcttcaaatcaatgtttaccACGTCAAAAACGTTCAGGTTATCTACCAACAGGTCATTTATCTCAGCGTCCAAACTGTCGAGAAATAAACACTGATTTTTGTAAGCATTTAATCGATTGAATATTAGTTTATACTTACTGAAGAAGTCCTTTTTGTTCGAAGTCAAAAGCAGTATGGTTGAGCTCGAATGGTACAAGTGGTGGCACACCGAGATCAGGAAACCCACAGGGCATCAACTCTTTAAACTGCTCAATTAAATTCTTCAATATATCATTCAGATCCATCTTTTCATTCCATTCCCTGCTTATTTTTCCCGCGTTGCTGATGGAAATCAGCATCAAGAGAGTGAAACCAATTAAACACTTCATCTTGGCGATCTATTACTT from Wyeomyia smithii strain HCP4-BCI-WySm-NY-G18 chromosome 3, ASM2978416v1, whole genome shotgun sequence encodes the following:
- the LOC129726856 gene encoding uncharacterized protein LOC129726856, which codes for MKCLIGFTLLMLISISNAGKISREWNEKMDLNDILKNLIEQFKELMPCGFPDLGVPPLVPFELNHTAFDFEQKGLLHLDAEINDLLVDNLNVFDVVNIDLKLLQIQLDFSFYFEAIQTTGTYKAKGSAIGFIPFNRGGKFAFNFNGLTLDGSIKVAIDGEKISVTDFKLNPTVESVNSKFEGVFILPLNTFIFNKIVEAVVPNFLTDNKEQVASFLEDMIKPQVNDLLDDYTLQDLIDFIGNAISPGQARIC